In Halorubellus sp. JP-L1, one DNA window encodes the following:
- a CDS encoding CARDB domain-containing protein, translated as MSKTRRTSKGPYRPTRDPQVLLLVGIVVAVVGLWVVGVMSPATLAGGESSPVFPFGDQSEDGQVSVSVNASTVSPGESVAVTVSVDRRPRSGASVVVAGESHTTGEDGTVVVSLAEPGTYDVAATGPDGNRTASTTVRVRRYETELVVSTPRGVVTNESVPVRVGRADGGPVSATVSVAGRTVETGGDGVANVTFDAAGEYEVRASRSPTDRYRFVDGTATVAVDRRPVRLRVAVNESAPRVDDPVAVSVTRRDTGAAVNATLSVGTRTISTGADGVANVTFAEADRVGIEVRANRTPAVRFLAAETRVDVERIPVNLSVWVSPNPVREGERARFVVRRTDTGERVAANVSLFGTTYATGSDGRVSFPFHVPGDATVRATKASTVRERYRSANSSFRVEGPEIVLESLSVPASARANDAMRVNATLSNAGTADATGDAVVVVGSRTTRVPTSVAAGETTTVSWRVRTPDATGNVSVSVAYEEVAATRTVDLVDSEANESTATNESTATNELTATNESTATNESIAGRESTVPNELPTATASSVGPTASARGERAPGATSARETPRTAITDASAAFSATTPILRE; from the coding sequence GTGTCGAAGACTCGTCGCACGTCGAAGGGCCCCTATCGGCCGACGCGTGACCCCCAGGTGCTGTTGCTCGTCGGCATCGTCGTCGCGGTCGTCGGCCTGTGGGTCGTCGGCGTGATGTCGCCGGCGACGCTCGCTGGCGGCGAGAGTTCGCCGGTGTTTCCGTTCGGCGACCAGAGCGAGGACGGGCAGGTGTCGGTGTCGGTGAACGCGTCGACGGTCTCGCCGGGCGAGTCGGTCGCGGTGACGGTATCTGTCGACCGGCGGCCGCGCAGCGGTGCGTCGGTGGTCGTCGCGGGCGAGTCGCACACGACGGGCGAGGACGGAACGGTGGTTGTGTCGCTCGCGGAGCCGGGGACGTACGACGTCGCGGCGACGGGTCCGGACGGGAACCGGACGGCGTCGACGACGGTGCGCGTCCGCCGGTACGAGACCGAACTCGTTGTGTCGACGCCGCGGGGCGTGGTGACGAACGAGTCGGTGCCGGTGCGGGTCGGGCGCGCGGACGGCGGACCGGTGTCGGCGACGGTGTCGGTCGCGGGCCGGACGGTCGAAACGGGCGGGGACGGCGTGGCGAACGTGACGTTCGACGCTGCAGGCGAGTACGAGGTGCGGGCGTCGCGCTCGCCGACCGACCGGTACCGGTTCGTGGACGGGACGGCGACGGTCGCGGTCGACCGACGGCCGGTTCGACTGCGGGTTGCCGTGAACGAGAGCGCGCCGCGGGTCGACGACCCGGTGGCGGTGTCGGTGACGCGACGGGACACGGGGGCGGCGGTGAACGCGACGCTCTCGGTCGGGACCCGGACGATATCGACGGGCGCGGACGGCGTGGCGAACGTGACGTTCGCCGAAGCGGATCGAGTCGGCATCGAGGTTCGTGCGAACCGGACGCCAGCGGTGCGATTCCTCGCCGCTGAGACGCGGGTCGACGTCGAGCGGATCCCGGTGAACCTCTCGGTGTGGGTGTCGCCGAACCCGGTCCGGGAGGGCGAGCGCGCGCGGTTCGTCGTGCGCCGGACGGACACCGGCGAGCGCGTCGCAGCCAACGTCTCGCTGTTCGGGACGACGTACGCGACCGGCTCCGATGGCCGGGTGTCGTTCCCGTTCCACGTCCCGGGCGACGCGACGGTTCGAGCGACGAAGGCCTCGACGGTACGCGAGCGATACCGGTCGGCGAACTCGTCGTTCCGCGTCGAGGGCCCCGAAATCGTCCTCGAGTCGCTGTCGGTGCCGGCGTCGGCGCGCGCGAACGACGCGATGCGCGTGAACGCGACGCTCTCGAACGCTGGCACCGCCGACGCGACGGGTGACGCGGTCGTTGTCGTCGGCTCTCGGACGACGCGCGTCCCGACGTCGGTCGCGGCGGGCGAGACGACGACGGTCTCCTGGCGCGTCCGCACCCCGGACGCCACCGGGAATGTCTCGGTCTCGGTCGCGTACGAGGAGGTCGCGGCGACCCGTACCGTCGATCTCGTCGACTCCGAGGCGAACGAATCGACTGCGACGAACGAATCTACTGCAACGAACGAATTGACTGCAACGAACGAGTCGACTGCGACGAACGAGTCGATTGCGGGGAGGGAGTCGACTGTGCCGAACGAACTGCCGACCGCGACCGCGTCGAGCGTTGGCCCGACGGCGAGTGCGCGCGGGGAGCGCGCACCGGGAGCGACGAGCGCGCGCGAGACGCCACGGACGGCGATCACCGATGCGAGCGCAGCCTTCAGCGCAACGACTCCGATCCTGCGCGAGTAG